In a genomic window of Melitaea cinxia chromosome 27, ilMelCinx1.1, whole genome shotgun sequence:
- the LOC123667189 gene encoding uncharacterized protein LOC123667189, translating to MDVTRRCINCSMRLAHQRWRMVEDATEPMVNILRVWVSPTPVSSNSRICLECFGMLQQVPDGVPAQSPVSGHRNVCFACGISILRARTHLVHPDSPERNVIISWTFPHLVHIIFCVFFLL from the exons ATGGATGTTACTCGCCGGTGTATCAATTGCTCTATGAGATTGGCGCACCAGCGCTGGCGCATGGTGGAAGATGCAACAGAGCCTATGGTGAATATTCTTCGTGTCTGGGTATCACCAACGCCG GTTTCTTCTAATAGTAGAATATGCTTGGAGTGCTTTGGAATGCTACAACAAGTACCCGATGGTGTACCAGCCCAATCGCCCGTGTCTGGACATAGAAATGTGTGCTTTGCTTGTGGTATATCTATTCTGCGGGCCCGCACTCATCTTGTACATCCAGACAGCCCAGAAAGGAATGTTATAATTAGTTGGACATTTCCTCATTtggtacatattattttttgtgtattttttttactatga
- the LOC123667188 gene encoding E3 ubiquitin-protein ligase Arkadia-like: MSQGGSRRPYSRGGPRWHPRYKDYWDYEQNYSDGSSAGSPKEACVQSPPPAPAKRHPLPHEQRRMSVGGGAGGSRRAERRAAGPSERRRTEMRVSPGAGAGPSAESPHLHHAAHHHHMDTNPLEGATPLEAVASAGSSDGELSSKPGDSPTRKRRRISRHLSSGESNVSVTAPAVERRTPRHHYQPPRRVRYVSGNGAGVWHERLLEPHPQHPSHPSHPSHPTHPSHPHPHPHPHPHPAHLPHAHHTPLLMDINQMSLRGARLSALGGGVGWPHHAHHAHHAHHAHRDHPTRTQMGGVYPGLQYHGSFAPPPPPRGPFASPPHPHTHYIANSQRAEGGRLEVLGGGDGALSPLQPAPDLHHAPLLLAAEARGTPLELMAPHHARHALSHHHHRRSGGGVSVGVGGGVGVGVGVGVVGAGSRAARPYVRAAPRWAAHPHVHHIHAQGGGGLVSAALPAQLHVASPLSLPPPPPTYQVFLNLLAMFPLSPYAEARDEAGDSPETENYEALLSLAERLGEAKPRGLARHEIELLPSYKYSEQTHQGEQTSCVVCMCEFEARQTLRVLPCAHEFHAKCVDKWLRSNRTCPICRGNASEYFSNSE, encoded by the exons CGATGGCAGCAGCGCCGGCAGCCCGAAGGAGGCGTGCGTGCAgtcgccgccgcccgcgcccgccaaGCGACACCCGCTGCCCCACGAGCAGAGGAGGATGAGCGTCG GCGGCGGGGCGGGCGGTTCGCGGCGCGCTGAGCGTCGCGCCGCCGGGCCCTCGGAGCGCCGCAGAACAG AAATGCGAGTGAGTCCAGGCGCAGGCGCAGGACCCTCGGCAGAGTCGCCTCATCTGCACCACGCCgcacatcatcatcatatg GACACAAATCCCCTAGAGGGGGCGACGCCGCTAGAAGCGGTGGCGAGTGCTGGTTCGTCTGATGGCGAGCTGTCCAGCAAGCCAGGAGACAGTCCCACCAGGAAGAGAAGGAGGATCTCGCGCCATCTGTCCTCGG GCGAGAGTAACGTGTCAGTGACGGCGCCGGCGGTCGAGAGGCGGACGCCGCGACACCACTACCAGCCGCC TCGCCGCGTCCGCTACGTGAGCGGCAACGGCGCGGGCGTGTGGCACGAACGGCTGCTGGAGCCGCACCCGCAGCACCCGTCGCATCCGTCGCACCCGTCGCATCCGACGCACCCGTCGCATCCCCACCCGCACCCGCACCCCCACCCTCACCCGGCGCACCTGCCGCACGCGCACCACACGCCGCTGCTCATGGACATCAACCAG ATGTCGCTTCGTGGCGCGCGCCTCAGTGCCCTCGGGGGAGGGGTGGGCTGGCCGCACCACGCGCACCATGCCcaccacgcgcaccacgcgcaccGCGACCACCCCACCAGGACGCAG ATGGGCGGCGTGTACCCCGGCCTGCAGTACCACGGCAGCTTCGCGCCGCCGCCCCCCCCGCGCGGGCCCTTCGCCTCCCCGCCGCACCCGCACACGCACTACATCGCCAACTCGCAG CGCGCGGAGGGCGGGCGGCTGGAGGTGCTGGGCGGCGGCGACGGCGCGCTGTCCCCGCTGCAGCCCGCGCCCGACCTGCACCACGCGCCGCTGCTGCTCGCCGCTGAG GCGCGGGGCACTCCCCTGGAACTGATGGCGCCGCACCACGCGCGGCACGCGCTGTCCCACCATCACCAT CGGCGCAGCGGCGGCGGGGTGAGCGTGGGCGTGGGCGGCGGGGTGGGCGTGGGCGTGGGCGTGGGCGTGGTGGGCGCCGGCTCGCGCGCCGCGCGGCCCTAcgtgcgcgccgcgccgcgctggGCCGCGCACCCGCACGTGCACCACATCCACGCGCAG GGCGGCGGCGGGCTGGTGTCTGCGGCGTTGCCGGCACAGCTGCACGTGGCGTCCCCACTGTCACTACCACCTCCACCGCCTACCTACCAG GTGTTCCTCAACCTGCTGGCCATGTTCCCGCTGTCGCCGTACGCGGAGGCGCGCGACGAGGCCGGCGACTCGCCCGAGACGGAGAACTACGAGGCGCTGCTGTCGCTCGCCGAGCGCCTCGGGGAGGCCAAGCCGCGCGGCCTGGCGCGCCACGAGATCGAGCTGCTGCCCTCCTACAAGTACTCCGAGCAGACGCACCAGG GCGAGCAGACGTCGTGCGTGGTGTGCATGTGCGAGTTCGAGGCGCGCCAGACGCTGCGCGTGCTGCCGTGCGCGCACGAGTTCCACGCCAAGTGCGTCGACAAGTGGCTGCGG TCAAACCGGACGTGTCCGATATGCAGAGGCAACGCGTCGGAGTACTTCAGCAACTCGGAGTGA